Proteins found in one Channa argus isolate prfri chromosome 7, Channa argus male v1.0, whole genome shotgun sequence genomic segment:
- the lsr gene encoding lipolysis-stimulated lipoprotein receptor isoform X1, translated as MFWTILIVALMAADSTMGVSVNCPVNRYVAILFQPVTLSCNFQTDASQPPVITWKYKSYCQDPIQAALNPSSASNVLAQNNPNYNPNIECSDTQRTVRIVASKQANAVTLGPDYQGRKISIINNADLNIAQTAWGDSGVYVCSVTSSQDLSGNSEDYTELIVLERKSNSTDLLPGIDLLVMEDWLLVVLVVFGFLLLLMLIGICWCQCCPHTCCCYVSCPCCPDRCCCPRALYEAGKAVKKGVPSHYAPTLYAPSMYGQPAYSGPLMNQPVMPLLPMPNGALPPHPQNGYGHDYDGASSVGQGSQVPLLHNQDVGGDQTRSGYRIQVDPDGNATRAIYYMERELAKLDPSKPANYNRLDNMTEVSSLHDSDPRGRVGRSQQPPLATLYDQDEAMSTISSVSQQGQRRDDYPRRGGGHPGDRMRARSMDNLDDIGRRYGRDDYPPHRHPDEPRGRRGLDDEWSTSARSDYDRNYDDRRRRDYSPEDRRRGDRGPSPALPGKRSRSRDDLMDLERNHRGGRDDYDDSFLREAMERKKMGEHQRARSREHLESESDRSERGRAPRGPPPLPLNPPSGHTSHRDDFPHPPPPPYSDNESLPSSKKSNLRKNGAVSRESLVV; from the exons ATGTTTTGGACGATACTAATCGTCGCTTTAATGGCAGCAG aCTCCACCATGGGCGTCTCTGTCAATTGTCCCGTCAACAGGTACGTTGCCATTCTCTTCCAGCCTGTTACTCTCAGCTGTAACTTCCAGACAGATGCAAGTCAGCCTCCTGTTATCACCTGGAAGTACAAGTCATACTGCCAGGACCCCATCCAGGCTGCACTTAATCCCAGCAGTGCATCAAACGTCCTGGCTCAGAACAACCCCAACTATAACCCCAACATTGAGTGCTCTGACACCCAGAGGACGGTGCGCATAGTGGCCTCCAAGCAAGCCAACGCTGTTACCCTTGGCCCCGACTACCAGGGTCGCAAGATCAGCATTATAAACA ATGCCGACCTGAATATTGCACAGACGGCATGGGGCGATAGCGGTGTCTACGTCTGCTCTGTCACCTCTTCCCAAGACCTTTCAGGAAATAGTGAAGATTATACAGAGCTGATTGTGCTGG AGAGAAAGTCAAACTCTActgacctcctgcctggcattGACTTACTGGTTATGGAAG ACTGGCTCCTGGTCGTTTTGGTGGTTTTCGGCTTCCTGTTACTGCTCATGCTGATTGGAATCTGCTGGTGCCAGTGTTGTCCACATACTTGCTGCTGCTATGTCAGCTGCCCGTGTTGCCCCGATCGCTGCTGTTGCCCACGGGCCT tgTATGAAGCAGGAAAGGCTGTGAAGAAGGGTGTGCCCAGTCATTATGCTCCCACTCTTTATGCTCCCAGTATGTATGGTCAGCCAGCGTACAGCGGCCCACTAATGAACCAGCCGGTCATGCCTCTGCTTCCAATGCCCAATGGAGCTCTACCCCCACATCCGCAGAATGGTTACGGTCATGACTATGATGGTGCCAGCTCAG TTGGGCAGGGATCACAGGTGCCCCTGCTTCATAATCAAGACGTCGGAGGAGACCAAA CTCGCAGTGGGTACCGTATCCAGGTGGACCCTGATGGGAACGCCACGCGTGCCATTTACTATATGGAGAGAGAGCTGGCCAAATTAGACCCATCTAAACCTGCCAACTACAACCGCT TGGATAATATGACTGAAGTCAGTTCCCTGCATGATAGTGATCCTCGAGGTCGTGTGGGTCGCTCCCAACAGCCACCTCTGGCCACACTCTACGATCAGGATGAAGCCATGAGCACCATCAGCAGTGTTTCACAGCAAGGCCAGCGTCGTGATGACTACCCACGCCGTGGCGGAGGTCACCCGGGAGATCGTATGCGCGCTCGCTCCATGGATAACCTTGATGACATAGGACGCCGCTACGGCCGTGATGACTACCCACCACACCGACACCCAGATGAGCCCAGGGGCAGAAGAGG GTTGGATGACGAGTGGAGCACCAGCGCCCGCAGTGATTATGACCGCAACTATGATGACCGCAGGCGTCGCGACTACTCGCCTGAGGATCGTCGCAGGGGAGACAGAGGGCCCTCCCCAGCCCTACCAGGGAAACGCAGCCGCAGCCGTGACGACCTGATGGACCTTGAGAGAAATCACCGGGGCGGCAGAGACGATTATGACGATAGCTTCCTACGAGAGGCCatggagaggaaaaagatgGGTGAGCACCAGAGGGCACGCAGCCGGGAACATCTGGAAAGCGAGAGCGACCGCTCAGAGCGGGGGAGGGCACCTCGTGGACCTCCGCCGCTGCCTCTGAACCCACCCTCTGGGCACACCAGTCACCGCGATGACTTTCCAcaccctcccccacccccataCAGTGATAATGAAAGTTTGCCATCTTCAAAGAAAAGCAACCTCCGCAAG AACGGAGCTGTGAGTCGGGAGAGCCTGGTCGTGTAG
- the lsr gene encoding lipolysis-stimulated lipoprotein receptor isoform X2, producing the protein MFWTILIVALMAADSTMGVSVNCPVNRYVAILFQPVTLSCNFQTDASQPPVITWKYKSYCQDPIQAALNPSSASNVLAQNNPNYNPNIECSDTQRTVRIVASKQANAVTLGPDYQGRKISIINNADLNIAQTAWGDSGVYVCSVTSSQDLSGNSEDYTELIVLDWLLVVLVVFGFLLLLMLIGICWCQCCPHTCCCYVSCPCCPDRCCCPRALYEAGKAVKKGVPSHYAPTLYAPSMYGQPAYSGPLMNQPVMPLLPMPNGALPPHPQNGYGHDYDGASSVGQGSQVPLLHNQDVGGDQTRSGYRIQVDPDGNATRAIYYMERELAKLDPSKPANYNRLDNMTEVSSLHDSDPRGRVGRSQQPPLATLYDQDEAMSTISSVSQQGQRRDDYPRRGGGHPGDRMRARSMDNLDDIGRRYGRDDYPPHRHPDEPRGRRGLDDEWSTSARSDYDRNYDDRRRRDYSPEDRRRGDRGPSPALPGKRSRSRDDLMDLERNHRGGRDDYDDSFLREAMERKKMGEHQRARSREHLESESDRSERGRAPRGPPPLPLNPPSGHTSHRDDFPHPPPPPYSDNESLPSSKKSNLRKNGAVSRESLVV; encoded by the exons ATGTTTTGGACGATACTAATCGTCGCTTTAATGGCAGCAG aCTCCACCATGGGCGTCTCTGTCAATTGTCCCGTCAACAGGTACGTTGCCATTCTCTTCCAGCCTGTTACTCTCAGCTGTAACTTCCAGACAGATGCAAGTCAGCCTCCTGTTATCACCTGGAAGTACAAGTCATACTGCCAGGACCCCATCCAGGCTGCACTTAATCCCAGCAGTGCATCAAACGTCCTGGCTCAGAACAACCCCAACTATAACCCCAACATTGAGTGCTCTGACACCCAGAGGACGGTGCGCATAGTGGCCTCCAAGCAAGCCAACGCTGTTACCCTTGGCCCCGACTACCAGGGTCGCAAGATCAGCATTATAAACA ATGCCGACCTGAATATTGCACAGACGGCATGGGGCGATAGCGGTGTCTACGTCTGCTCTGTCACCTCTTCCCAAGACCTTTCAGGAAATAGTGAAGATTATACAGAGCTGATTGTGCTGG ACTGGCTCCTGGTCGTTTTGGTGGTTTTCGGCTTCCTGTTACTGCTCATGCTGATTGGAATCTGCTGGTGCCAGTGTTGTCCACATACTTGCTGCTGCTATGTCAGCTGCCCGTGTTGCCCCGATCGCTGCTGTTGCCCACGGGCCT tgTATGAAGCAGGAAAGGCTGTGAAGAAGGGTGTGCCCAGTCATTATGCTCCCACTCTTTATGCTCCCAGTATGTATGGTCAGCCAGCGTACAGCGGCCCACTAATGAACCAGCCGGTCATGCCTCTGCTTCCAATGCCCAATGGAGCTCTACCCCCACATCCGCAGAATGGTTACGGTCATGACTATGATGGTGCCAGCTCAG TTGGGCAGGGATCACAGGTGCCCCTGCTTCATAATCAAGACGTCGGAGGAGACCAAA CTCGCAGTGGGTACCGTATCCAGGTGGACCCTGATGGGAACGCCACGCGTGCCATTTACTATATGGAGAGAGAGCTGGCCAAATTAGACCCATCTAAACCTGCCAACTACAACCGCT TGGATAATATGACTGAAGTCAGTTCCCTGCATGATAGTGATCCTCGAGGTCGTGTGGGTCGCTCCCAACAGCCACCTCTGGCCACACTCTACGATCAGGATGAAGCCATGAGCACCATCAGCAGTGTTTCACAGCAAGGCCAGCGTCGTGATGACTACCCACGCCGTGGCGGAGGTCACCCGGGAGATCGTATGCGCGCTCGCTCCATGGATAACCTTGATGACATAGGACGCCGCTACGGCCGTGATGACTACCCACCACACCGACACCCAGATGAGCCCAGGGGCAGAAGAGG GTTGGATGACGAGTGGAGCACCAGCGCCCGCAGTGATTATGACCGCAACTATGATGACCGCAGGCGTCGCGACTACTCGCCTGAGGATCGTCGCAGGGGAGACAGAGGGCCCTCCCCAGCCCTACCAGGGAAACGCAGCCGCAGCCGTGACGACCTGATGGACCTTGAGAGAAATCACCGGGGCGGCAGAGACGATTATGACGATAGCTTCCTACGAGAGGCCatggagaggaaaaagatgGGTGAGCACCAGAGGGCACGCAGCCGGGAACATCTGGAAAGCGAGAGCGACCGCTCAGAGCGGGGGAGGGCACCTCGTGGACCTCCGCCGCTGCCTCTGAACCCACCCTCTGGGCACACCAGTCACCGCGATGACTTTCCAcaccctcccccacccccataCAGTGATAATGAAAGTTTGCCATCTTCAAAGAAAAGCAACCTCCGCAAG AACGGAGCTGTGAGTCGGGAGAGCCTGGTCGTGTAG